One Candidatus Zixiibacteriota bacterium genomic window carries:
- a CDS encoding iron-sulfur cluster assembly scaffold protein, whose product MYNPTVMDHFQNPRNTGDLDRPDGIGQVGNPACGDVMRIFIRVEAGRIADIRSQTFGCAAAIACSSMASEMVLGKTLDEAFALTRDDVAQALGGLPEKKMACSNLAPDAIRAAIEDYRARR is encoded by the coding sequence ATGTACAACCCGACGGTCATGGACCACTTCCAGAATCCCCGCAACACCGGCGACCTCGACCGCCCCGACGGCATCGGGCAGGTCGGCAACCCGGCGTGCGGCGACGTCATGCGCATCTTCATCAGAGTCGAGGCCGGCCGCATCGCCGACATCCGCTCCCAGACGTTCGGCTGCGCCGCGGCGATCGCCTGCAGCTCGATGGCGTCCGAGATGGTGCTTGGGAAAACGCTCGACGAGGCCTTCGCGCTGACGCGCGACGACGTCGCCCAGGCGCTCGGCGGGCTGCCGGAAAAGAAAATGGCGTGCAGCAACCTCGCCCCCGATGCGATCCGGGCGGCCATTGAGGACTACCGCGCGCGGCGGTGA
- a CDS encoding transcriptional coactivator p15/PC4 family protein, giving the protein MRFELDKNATERVVIEDSEYKGHHLVQLRIYFLADDSQWLPTKKGVSFRRDQLDEVIDALQKIKAGG; this is encoded by the coding sequence ATGCGATTCGAGCTCGATAAGAATGCGACCGAACGGGTGGTGATCGAAGACAGCGAGTACAAGGGACACCACCTGGTGCAGCTCCGTATTTACTTCCTGGCCGACGACAGCCAGTGGCTGCCGACCAAGAAGGGAGTTTCTTTCCGCCGCGATCAACTCGACGAGGTGATCGACGCGCTGCAGAAGATCAAAGCCGGGGGCTGA
- a CDS encoding GNAT family N-acetyltransferase, whose amino-acid sequence MLLFTHDKLRLAEHFRRDPVRFAYHLGDLDDALFSRCQWAVSHHKSTRIDECILIYRAPSGPTVLAFGLSERLEQLLAEALDLLPPRFTAHFASSCRPVFARRYDEEPVGRGIRMRLTALRSGPSGDEHSIRRLGAADAADLQRFYREAYPDCRFDETMVATGKYFGWSVDGRLVGAAGVHVYCPDHGVAVIGNVATDPSERNQGIASRLTARLAQELADEQLLVCLNVMVDNLPARRCYEKLGFETAFEYEEARFTFARTA is encoded by the coding sequence ATGCTGCTGTTCACGCACGACAAGCTGCGCCTCGCGGAGCACTTCCGCCGCGACCCGGTGCGTTTTGCCTACCACCTGGGCGATCTGGACGACGCGCTGTTTTCGCGCTGCCAGTGGGCGGTGAGCCACCACAAGAGCACGCGCATCGACGAGTGCATCCTGATCTACCGCGCCCCGTCCGGCCCGACCGTGCTGGCGTTCGGACTGAGCGAGCGGCTGGAGCAGCTCCTGGCGGAAGCGCTCGACCTGCTGCCGCCGCGTTTCACCGCGCACTTCGCGTCCTCCTGCCGGCCGGTGTTCGCCCGCCGGTACGACGAGGAGCCGGTGGGGAGGGGAATCCGGATGCGTCTGACGGCGCTGCGGAGCGGGCCGTCGGGGGACGAGCACTCGATCCGTCGGCTGGGCGCCGCCGATGCAGCCGATCTGCAACGGTTCTACCGCGAGGCGTATCCCGATTGCCGGTTCGACGAGACGATGGTCGCGACGGGCAAGTATTTCGGGTGGAGCGTCGACGGTCGGCTGGTGGGCGCGGCCGGCGTGCACGTCTATTGTCCCGACCACGGGGTCGCGGTGATCGGCAACGTCGCCACCGACCCCAGTGAGCGCAACCAGGGCATTGCCTCCCGCCTCACAGCCAGACTGGCACAGGAACTGGCAGACGAGCAGCTTCTGGTGTGCCTGAACGTGATGGTCGACAACCTGCCGGCGCGCCGATGTTATGAGAAGCTCGGTTTCGAGACCGCTTTCGAGTATGAAGAAGCGCGCTTTACATTCGCCCGCACTGCGTGA
- a CDS encoding peptidylprolyl isomerase, producing the protein MKRLRLGAIAVLLAVAGYYAYDRLTPPTRIDKLAQIIHLEDRRELSGRLKSYLGDSDPAVRARAALAVGRIGGPGSAEPLLDLLADSSWEVAGAAATAIGFCGQPEFALRLLETADNLPPRITARAVESAGRLADTGKAEVIDALLAYLSHPAPEVRERAVRGLFRAGARSAAAEVIGLYGEDFDEPVRQACLYFLARFDIAAGKEIFASYLADPDPNLRGLAVRGMGAVAGEEAERYVSIALNDNTDRVVAQAIAELAGRDPDRVSRLLQKKLAVEEDPKLIVELIEALRRLGSSEGIATAEEALAAYATPSIAAATVKYAAAARGGRAMDLIDSLLRGDSPFERAAAAEALGLIRERTVLPRLTTLLADRSPQVRAAAFGMLMETDSANGDFYIDQALHDSDFVLQALGVEAAGKRGDPQYLPLFRTLMEPAAGTAADVRRSVVGALPPFLSSRADSAARELLRLALRDAEAAVRRDASQVWDSLVTAPKPAVSLLADTRLSERAIARALAGYAANPRALISTSRGNLAIELRFDVAPLTVMNFIELAEAGFYDGLIFHRVVPNFVVQGGDPRGDGWGGPGYYIRDEYSAETFERGAVGIATSGKDTGGSQFFITLSPQPHLEGRYTLFGRVREGMETADRITIGDTLRTVRIVKDAP; encoded by the coding sequence GTGAAGAGGCTCCGGCTGGGGGCGATCGCCGTGCTGCTGGCGGTGGCCGGGTACTACGCCTACGACCGGCTCACCCCGCCCACCCGCATCGACAAATTGGCGCAGATCATCCACCTGGAAGACCGCCGCGAGCTGTCGGGGCGGCTGAAGAGCTACTTGGGCGACAGCGACCCGGCGGTGCGCGCGCGGGCGGCCCTGGCGGTCGGCCGCATCGGCGGGCCGGGATCGGCGGAGCCGCTCCTGGACCTGCTGGCCGACAGCAGTTGGGAGGTGGCGGGGGCGGCGGCCACCGCGATCGGATTCTGCGGACAGCCGGAGTTCGCTCTTCGCCTGTTGGAAACGGCCGACAACTTGCCCCCGCGGATCACAGCCCGGGCGGTCGAGTCGGCCGGGCGGCTGGCCGACACCGGCAAGGCGGAGGTGATCGATGCGCTGCTGGCCTACCTGTCGCATCCCGCGCCCGAGGTCCGGGAGCGGGCCGTGCGGGGGCTCTTTCGGGCGGGGGCCCGGTCGGCTGCGGCCGAGGTGATCGGCCTGTATGGGGAAGATTTCGACGAGCCGGTGCGGCAAGCCTGCCTGTACTTCCTGGCCCGCTTCGACATTGCCGCCGGCAAGGAGATCTTCGCGTCCTACCTCGCCGACCCCGACCCGAACCTGCGGGGGCTGGCGGTGCGCGGGATGGGCGCGGTCGCCGGCGAAGAGGCCGAGCGCTACGTGAGCATCGCCCTGAACGACAATACGGACCGGGTGGTGGCGCAGGCGATCGCCGAACTGGCCGGGCGCGACCCCGACCGGGTCAGTCGCCTGCTCCAGAAGAAGCTCGCGGTGGAGGAGGATCCCAAGCTCATCGTCGAACTCATCGAGGCTCTCCGCCGGCTGGGCAGCAGCGAGGGAATCGCGACGGCGGAGGAGGCGCTGGCGGCCTACGCGACGCCGTCGATCGCGGCCGCGACGGTGAAGTACGCCGCCGCCGCGCGCGGGGGGCGGGCGATGGACCTGATCGATTCGCTGCTGCGCGGCGACAGTCCGTTCGAGCGGGCCGCGGCGGCCGAAGCGCTGGGGCTGATCCGCGAGCGGACAGTGCTGCCGCGCCTGACCACGCTGCTGGCGGATCGGTCGCCGCAGGTCCGGGCGGCCGCGTTCGGAATGCTCATGGAGACCGACAGCGCCAACGGCGATTTCTATATCGACCAGGCGCTCCACGACAGCGATTTCGTCCTGCAGGCGCTCGGCGTCGAGGCCGCGGGGAAGCGGGGAGATCCGCAGTACCTGCCTCTGTTCCGCACGCTGATGGAGCCGGCGGCGGGGACCGCGGCGGACGTGCGGCGGTCGGTGGTCGGCGCGCTCCCGCCGTTTTTGTCCTCCCGGGCGGATTCGGCGGCCCGGGAACTCCTGCGGCTCGCCCTTCGCGATGCGGAGGCGGCTGTCCGGCGGGATGCTTCGCAGGTGTGGGACTCGCTCGTGACGGCGCCGAAGCCGGCGGTGTCGCTGCTGGCCGACACAAGGCTGAGCGAACGGGCGATCGCGCGGGCGCTCGCCGGATACGCGGCCAATCCGCGGGCCCTGATCAGCACCAGCCGGGGGAACCTGGCGATCGAGCTGCGCTTTGACGTCGCGCCGTTGACGGTGATGAATTTCATTGAACTGGCGGAGGCGGGGTTTTACGACGGCCTGATCTTCCACCGCGTGGTGCCGAATTTCGTCGTCCAGGGCGGCGACCCGCGGGGTGACGGCTGGGGCGGTCCCGGGTACTATATCCGGGACGAGTACTCCGCGGAAACCTTTGAGCGCGGGGCGGTCGGCATCGCGACCTCGGGCAAGGACACCGGGGGCTCGCAGTTTTTCATCACGCTCTCGCCGCAGCCGCACCTCGAGGGGCGCTACACGCTCTTCGGCCGGGTGCGGGAGGGGATGGAGACGGCCGATCGGATAACGATCGGCGATACGCTCAGGACTGTACGAATCGTAAAGGACGCACCATGA
- a CDS encoding adenosine-specific kinase has product MASEKFKTHVVKVEIPEGLNVIFGMAHFIKTAEDLYEALIEASPTIKFGVAFCEASQKRAIRTEGNAGDLIERAAKAAFDVGCGHTFFIYLKDGFPVNVLNRVKSTSEVCRVFCATANPLEVLVAETDLGRGVLGVIDGQPPLGIETEADRAERREFLRRIGYKR; this is encoded by the coding sequence ATGGCGAGTGAGAAGTTCAAGACCCACGTGGTGAAGGTCGAGATCCCGGAGGGACTCAACGTGATTTTCGGGATGGCGCACTTCATCAAGACAGCCGAGGATCTCTACGAAGCGCTGATCGAGGCCTCGCCCACGATCAAATTCGGGGTGGCCTTCTGCGAGGCGTCCCAGAAGCGGGCGATCCGGACCGAGGGGAACGCGGGGGACCTGATCGAGCGGGCGGCGAAGGCGGCGTTCGACGTCGGCTGCGGCCACACCTTTTTCATTTACCTCAAGGACGGTTTCCCGGTCAACGTGCTCAACCGGGTGAAGAGCACCAGCGAAGTGTGCCGGGTCTTCTGTGCGACCGCCAACCCGCTCGAAGTGCTGGTGGCCGAGACCGATCTCGGGCGCGGCGTGCTCGGGGTGATCGACGGGCAGCCCCCGCTGGGGATCGAAACGGAAGCAGACAGGGCTGAGCGGCGGGAGTTTCTCCGCCGGATCGGCTACAAACGGTAA